Within the Staphylococcus argenteus genome, the region TGGAATCATTTCAATTCAGTTAAATTATGGCGATAGTATATGACTATTACGAAGTTGTATGCTATCGCCATTTTTAGTTATAAGTTGAAAATGTTTAAGGATCTGAAATTTATGAATTATAATAGTTTGATTCAAATCGTTATGGGTATAAAATAGATGTATTTATTTCGCTAAAATGAAAATTTTCATAAAACATACTTTTGTATTTATATAAAGGTTTAAATTTGTATAAATTTGACAAAACTAATTAACTCCGTATAATTATGAAACATACAAGAGGGAGTGTATGAATTCATGGATTTTAATAAAGAGAATATTAACATGGTGGATGCAAAGAAAGCCAAAAAGACTGTTGTTGCAACCGGCATTGGGAATGCAATGGAATGGTTCGACTTTGGTGTCTATGCATATACAACTGCGTACATAGGCGCGAATTTCTTTTCTCCAGTGGAAAGTCAAGATATTCGACAAATACTAACATTTGCAGCGTTAGCAATTGCGTTTTTATTAAGACCAATTGGTGGAGTTGTATTTGGTATTATTGGTGACAAATATGGACGTAAAGTTGTATTAACATCAACTATTATTTTAATGGCATTTTCAACATTAACTATTGGTTTATTGCCAAGTTATGATCAAATTGGACTTTGGGCTCCAATATTGTTATTACTTGCTAGAGTATTACAAGGTTTTTCAACTGGTGGGGAATATGCAGGCGCAATGACATATGTCGCAGAGTCATCACCAGATAAACATCGTAATGCATTAGGTAGTGGTCTTGAAATCGGAACACTATCAGGTTATATTGCAGCTTCAATTATGATTGCATTATTAACTTTCTTTTTAACAGATGAGCAAATGGCATCATTTGGTTGGAGAATTCCTTTCCTATTAGGATTATTCTTAGGGTTATTTGGGTTATATTTACGTCGTAGATTAGAAGAATCTCCAGTATTTGAAAATGATGTTGCAACTCAACCAGAAAGAGATAATATTAACTTTTTACAAATCATTAGATTTTATTACAAAGACATATTTGTATGTTTTATAGCAGTCGTGTTCTTCAACGTTACGAATTACATGGTAACTGCATACTTACCAACTTATTTAGAACAAGTCATCAAATTAGATGCCACTACTACTAGTGTATTAATCACATGTGTAATGGCAATAATGATTCCACTAGCATTAATGTTTGGTAAGATAGCCGATAAAATTGGCGAAAAGAAAGTATTTCTTATTGGTACTGGCGGATTGACGGTATTTAGCATTATCGCGTTCGTATTATTACATTCACAATCATTTATTGTTATAGTAATTGGCATATTTATTTTAGGTTTCTTCTTATCAACATATGAAGCAACGATGCCAGGTTCACTACCAACGATGTTTTACAGTCATATAAGATATCGTACATTATCAGTTACATTTAATATCTCTGTTTCTATATTTGGTGGTACAACACCATTAGTGGCTTCATGGTTAGTAGCTGAAACAGGCAATCCACTGGCACCAGCATATTATTTAACAGCGATTAGCTTAATTGGCTTTTTAGTAATTACGTTCTTACATTTGAGTACAGCTGGAAAATCACTTAAAGGCTCGTATCCTAATGTAGATAATGAAAAAGATAGAGCGTATTATGCTGAACATCCTAAAGAAGCATTATGGTGGATTGAAGAAAGAAAAGATTAAACATTTTAATAAATATGTTTAAATCAATCGTATATAAGCACTTTAAAGATAGTAAATTTTGCTAACTTTAAAGTGCTTTTTAATTTGAAAAACAATGTGTTTATAAATACATAACATAAACCCCCACTGTAATAATGATCACAATGGGGGAAGAGGGGACTTAAAGCATATGTTTAGCTTTGAATACTTAAAATTCTCTTTGCTATTGAAATGTTAGGATGTAAATATGTCTTAGAGTATTTTGTCCAACGCAATTAATATTGAGACTCTAACCTTCAATATTAGCTTTATAGAGAACACAAATTTAAATAGATTGGGTGACTTATTTGTGTCAGTTATTGCGATTGCCATAACTTCTTTTCTCTATATACATATAATAACTTGTTCATTATTAAAAAACATGGTACCTCAGTATCAAATTTATCTAGGGCTTAAGTTTGATAAACTGGAGAATGTAGAATGACTGATAAAAAAGCTAATTCATTATATAATGTTAACGAAAATGTTATTGAAGTTTACAATGAGCGAGGTATACTGATGAATCAAATATTAAACATGTTAGAAGCGCATATACAAAACAAACCCAATGCTATAGCTATTCAAATAGATGATCAAGCATTCACATATCAACAATTAGAAGATAATGTTTCGAAGGTGGTTGAATCATTAAAATCATTATCATTAGACGCTGTAGTAGCATTAAATATGACATCACCAATTCAAACTATTGTGTATTACCTAGCTTTGCATCGCTTACATAGAATTCCAATGATGATAGAACCTAAATGGCAAAGTACGATTCATCACCAATTATTTGAAAAATATAATATTAAGGATGTTATTGGAAATAATGGACTCATACAAAAAATAGATTCACCGTCATTTATAGATGCATCGCAATTACATCATCATCAAAATTTATTGCATATTGGCTTTACTTCTGGGACAACCGGCATGCCAAAAGCTTATTATCGTGATGAAAACTCTTGGATAGCTTCATTTGAAGTAAATGAAATGTTAATGAAGCGTGGAGAAAATGCCATTGTAGCACCTGGACCACTTGCACATTCTTTAACACTTTATGCATTATTATATGCGTTAAGCACTGGACGTACTTTCATAGGTCAAGCAACATTTGATCCTACAAAATTACTTAATCAATGTCTGGATAATAATTTATATAAAAGCGCCTTGTTCGTCGTGCCAACAATGATTAAATCTTTAGTAACTTTATTCAATTCTACATATGCAATTCAATCGATTTTTAGCAGTGGTGATAAACTACACTCAACTGTTTTTCAAAAACTTAAAAATAAGGCGCCTGATATAAATTTAATTGAATTTTTTGGTACCTCAGAAACAAGTTTTATTAGTTATAACTTTAACCAAGAAGCGCCATTGGAATCTGTAGGTATACTATTTCCAAATGTTGAATTGAAAACATTAAATCGTGATCAAAATGGTATAGGTCAAATATGTGTGAAAAGTAATATGACATTTAGTGGTTATGTTGGAGATAAATGTTTAAATGATAACGAATGGATAGTCACAGGTGATGTCGGCTTTGTAAATCAACAATACTTATTCTTAACAGGGCGAAAACATGACATGATTATTATTGGTGGTCATAACGTTTATCCATCAAGTGTAGAGCATATGTTAAAACAATGGGATAAAATTGATGAAGCAATTGTAATTGGAATTCCGAATGAGCAGTTTGGCCAAATTGCTGTATTACTATACACAAGTGAGAGCAAGCTCACGCACAAAGAAGTGAAACACTTTTTAAGTTATAAAGTGAAACGTTATGAAATACCTTCAATTATTCATCATGTAGACAAGATGTTTTATACTGCAAGTGGCAAAATCGCAAGAGAGAACATGACGACGATGTATTTAAGAGGTGAGATTTAAATGAAACAAGCAGTTATAGTTGCAGCCAAACGGACAGCATTTGGTAAGTATGGTGGGACTTTAAAACATCTAGAACCTGAGCAATTACTTAAACCATTATTCCAATATTATAAAAAGCAATATCCAGAGGTAATATCTAAAATTGATGATGTTATTTTAGGTAATGTTGTAGGAAATGGTGGTAATATTGCTAGAAAAGCGTTACTTGAAGCGGGTCTGCAAGAATCGATACCTGGTGTGACAATTGACCGTCAATGTGGTTCCGGTCTTGAAAGTATTCAATATGCATGTCGAATGATTCAAGCTGGTGCTGGTAAGATATATTTTGCAGGTGGTGTAGAAAGTACGAGTAGAGCACCATGGAAAATTAAACGTCCACAATCTGTATACGAGACGTCGCTACCAGAATTTTATGAACGAGCATCTTTTGCACCAGAAATGAGCGACCCTTCGATGATTGAAGGCGCAGAAAATGTAGCAAAAGTATATGGTGTAACCAGAGAATTACAAGATGACTTTGCATTTCGAAGTCATCAACTTACTGAGGAAAATGTACAAAATCATAATATTTCTCAGGAAATACTACCACTGACAGTAAAAGGTAAAATATTCGAAAAAGACGAAAGCATAAAATCACATATACTTAGAGAAAATTATCGTCGTTTTAAGCCAATTATAAAAGGTGGAACAGTTACAGCTGCGAATAGTTGTATGAAAAACGATGGGGCAGTTTTATTACTTATTATGGAAAAAGATATTGCGAATGCTTTGGGATTTAAGCAAGGATTATTATTTAAGGATAATGTGACGATAGGTGTTGATTCTACGTTACCTGGTATCGGTCCAGTTCCAGCAATTTCCGAATTATTAAAAAGAAATCAATTAAACATTGAAGATATTGACGCTATTGAAATAAATGAAGCATTTAGTGCACAAGTCGTTGCTTGTCAGCAAGCGTTAAACATTAAAAATAGTCAATTGAATATTTGGGGTGGTGCATTAGCGACAGGACATCCATATGGCGCAAGTGGTGCGCAATTGGTGACGCGTTTGTTTTATATGTATGAAAAAGATACGTTAATTGCTTCAATGGGGATTGGAGGAGGTTTAGGTAATGCAGCATTATTTAGCAGATTCTAATCAAAGATTGAATGTGATATTTTCTAAGGATAGTGTGGCTGTATATTATCAATGTTTTAATAAACCTTTTATAAATGAAGTACCACCATTAATGTGTGCATCATTATGGCCTAAGTTTGAGATATTTAAACAATACAGTGAAAGTGAATTAATTTTAACAAAGACAGTAATTGATCAATCAGAGAAAATTGAAACAGATATGACTTATGTCGCGTGTCTAGAAGAAGTTAAGCGACAACAGATACGTCATATCACTCGGTATACAATGACGTTAACTTTATTTAAAAATAATCAACATGTCATAACAATTACACAAACTTTTATTAAGGTGATGAATCAAAGTGAGATTTAATCAAGCGTTGGTAAACGAATATTTAGCACTTGTAAATGATGCCAATCCAATACATAACAAAATTGTACCAGGTCAATTAGTAAGTCAGAAGATGTTACTGACTATCTCCGCAGATGCATATCAGTATTGCATTAACTACATTAAACCGATTTTAATTGATGAAAATATCGAATTTATTGAACAAAGCGAGCGTGATATTATAGCAATAAATGATGACGGAGAGATTAAAATAAGAATTTCTTTGACTACAAAAAAATAACCGATATTAGCTGCATGAACGCATATTAATTAGGAGATGAAAGGACAGCTAATATCAGTTATATATTGTTATTATTATTGTAATCAGAGATAAATATAGGTTAAGGTATTTCTTTTGCACGGGGATGCATTATTTTGAAAATAATAATAACAACTTTATGAAATGTTTAATAAATTCTGGATTATTGGAACGATTAGTCAATCTAACTAACTTTCATATGATCTATATCGTCTTGTAATAAAGAGAGCAATTTAAAAATTTCAGTATCACTAAATGAATCGTCACATTTAATAGAAACATGCTGAAATGTTTTGGTTATAATTTCAAACACTGGTGCACCTTCATGGTGATACTGTCGATAAATAATCATAACCTATATTACCTCCTTTGCTACTCTATAGTCATATTATAAATAATGTCTATGCGCACTACATCAATCTTAAGTATCAATTTTTTATCAGACATTGAACGTATTTTTTACTAGGACTATTTATGTATAAAAGGTCAAAAGAAATATATATTTATAAAGTCGTCTGTGAGTCATTTGGAAAATATAACAAATATGGTTGGATATGCATTTATCGTGAAGTAATGGTAATTATTGAGGCGTTGAGCATATTGATGAGTATAAGTTCATCTTGAAAATAAAGTGTTTAATTAGTCATGGGTACAGATGTATAGGAAATATTTGTATGTATTGCTTGATATGTATGAGATTTTTAAAAAAAGTTAATATTGCTTATATATCCCTTATAAATTCAAATGATATACAGAGCATGATAGTTATAAAAAATAACCACATCACATAAATTGAGTTTGTAACCAATTTATGTGATGTGGTTAATATCGATGATTTATAGAAGAGCCGTTATACTTCGGTTACTTCAACGTCAATATGTTCAATACGATTGTATGCACCGTGATCAACAGGACCTACAAAATCGTTCATCTTCCAACCATTTTTAATAGCCGAAGCGACAAAAGCTTTCGCGCTAATTACTGCTTCTTTTGGTGTTTTACCATTAGCTAAATATGCAGTTGTTGCTGCAGCAAATGTACAACCAGCACCATGGTTATAACTTTGTTGGAACATATCTGTTGTTAGTTGATAATATGTTTGTCCATCATAGTATAAGTCATATGATTTATCTTGATCTAAAGCTTTTCCACCCTTAATGATGACGTGTTGAGCACCTTTATCAAAGATAATTTTCGCAGCTTTTTTCATGTCTTCAATTGAACTTAATTTACCTAATCCTGATAATTGGCCTGCCTCGAATAGGTTT harbors:
- a CDS encoding AMP-binding protein, coding for MNQILNMLEAHIQNKPNAIAIQIDDQAFTYQQLEDNVSKVVESLKSLSLDAVVALNMTSPIQTIVYYLALHRLHRIPMMIEPKWQSTIHHQLFEKYNIKDVIGNNGLIQKIDSPSFIDASQLHHHQNLLHIGFTSGTTGMPKAYYRDENSWIASFEVNEMLMKRGENAIVAPGPLAHSLTLYALLYALSTGRTFIGQATFDPTKLLNQCLDNNLYKSALFVVPTMIKSLVTLFNSTYAIQSIFSSGDKLHSTVFQKLKNKAPDINLIEFFGTSETSFISYNFNQEAPLESVGILFPNVELKTLNRDQNGIGQICVKSNMTFSGYVGDKCLNDNEWIVTGDVGFVNQQYLFLTGRKHDMIIIGGHNVYPSSVEHMLKQWDKIDEAIVIGIPNEQFGQIAVLLYTSESKLTHKEVKHFLSYKVKRYEIPSIIHHVDKMFYTASGKIARENMTTMYLRGEI
- a CDS encoding thiolase family protein; translated protein: MKQAVIVAAKRTAFGKYGGTLKHLEPEQLLKPLFQYYKKQYPEVISKIDDVILGNVVGNGGNIARKALLEAGLQESIPGVTIDRQCGSGLESIQYACRMIQAGAGKIYFAGGVESTSRAPWKIKRPQSVYETSLPEFYERASFAPEMSDPSMIEGAENVAKVYGVTRELQDDFAFRSHQLTEENVQNHNISQEILPLTVKGKIFEKDESIKSHILRENYRRFKPIIKGGTVTAANSCMKNDGAVLLLIMEKDIANALGFKQGLLFKDNVTIGVDSTLPGIGPVPAISELLKRNQLNIEDIDAIEINEAFSAQVVACQQALNIKNSQLNIWGGALATGHPYGASGAQLVTRLFYMYEKDTLIASMGIGGGLGNAALFSRF
- the thiD gene encoding bifunctional hydroxymethylpyrimidine kinase/phosphomethylpyrimidine kinase, with protein sequence MALKKVLTIAGSDTSAGAGMQADLKTFQELDTYGMVALTAIITMDKDTWSHDVTPLPMDVFEKQLQTALSIGPDAIKTGMLGTEEIIKRAGEVYEASNAKYFVVDPVMVCKGEDEVLNPGNTEAMIKYLLPKATVVTPNLFEAGQLSGLGKLSSIEDMKKAAKIIFDKGAQHVIIKGGKALDQDKSYDLYYDGQTYYQLTTDMFQQSYNHGAGCTFAAATTAYLANGKTPKEAVISAKAFVASAIKNGWKMNDFVGPVDHGAYNRIEHIDVEVTEV
- a CDS encoding MFS transporter, with protein sequence MDFNKENINMVDAKKAKKTVVATGIGNAMEWFDFGVYAYTTAYIGANFFSPVESQDIRQILTFAALAIAFLLRPIGGVVFGIIGDKYGRKVVLTSTIILMAFSTLTIGLLPSYDQIGLWAPILLLLARVLQGFSTGGEYAGAMTYVAESSPDKHRNALGSGLEIGTLSGYIAASIMIALLTFFLTDEQMASFGWRIPFLLGLFLGLFGLYLRRRLEESPVFENDVATQPERDNINFLQIIRFYYKDIFVCFIAVVFFNVTNYMVTAYLPTYLEQVIKLDATTTSVLITCVMAIMIPLALMFGKIADKIGEKKVFLIGTGGLTVFSIIAFVLLHSQSFIVIVIGIFILGFFLSTYEATMPGSLPTMFYSHIRYRTLSVTFNISVSIFGGTTPLVASWLVAETGNPLAPAYYLTAISLIGFLVITFLHLSTAGKSLKGSYPNVDNEKDRAYYAEHPKEALWWIEERKD
- the vraX gene encoding C1q-binding complement inhibitor VraX; translated protein: MIIYRQYHHEGAPVFEIITKTFQHVSIKCDDSFSDTEIFKLLSLLQDDIDHMKVS